The following proteins are co-located in the Bombus pascuorum chromosome 3, iyBomPasc1.1, whole genome shotgun sequence genome:
- the LOC132905236 gene encoding uncharacterized protein LOC132905236 isoform X7, which produces MSNPYRARPTRSRIDHSLGYGTHNQNIWNPMSRVPPEVSSNDPVQHQPPLMNQPKQSNDPWNNSWNWDFDKQADNQQQQPLQSERQQQHYLPSYANQGQLIPNSIQDHYYQSVNGNKNDLLNQNSTSNRNIPGTVANRPPIPNHTESFTSYSNYNQYQQYPPPPPRTNSIKSGSTNFDQPQWAGDQQSQNVSYLQKSGIQNQKEQASRPTLVGSNYNWMKSNQTNAMTPQNWQKPAAVAGHWQDPKMDKETQNFDDIGNQYTPPAQQTRPSQHLLPSTENKEYSINNTNDANNWSNQVNMSSQWNAQNCESAIPNQSQQITQAYNANDEFNSWPQTNTEVSQSRKNINDNNATQWLHEQQENNNLIEESVKQEVTGAIGTNDWQQNRTITSHHIQSNIIPAAEPNIEHEERKRSAPSLISNSVSSKDSNTQIKTNIAKSYPSDSRLNMSVTPETISTVASSENISVQGNNDFNLANDATEWGKSNSTEELPIKLEQLSLGTKVNKNVESQNELKEAQSVNPEDGWNQNAISNNNITPDNISGLPLECAVLGTENAHSNDNQNLISQDHTALNPYQMTNIKSSDNIAQSGYDQWYSQDTLPLSSENTLYSKDNVRPPKEWSIEQNVENYENIQQPSEFVNLEVVTPSLQERDIYGSRDSINKETLDNDPKPVPNSAKEVASTRDFRQEISNIEVPSVQQSTRSHSLLQAEQVPDNYEFASNDRNTFLETGELTDSHQEHEPSPPSQDDENDEVPNDIPFLREVPGQSSSIDPRRNDPTGQEQYVQTGQRLSDPRRNDPSGQEQGLQLRSMSERSERRDVPPGQERNVPLLSRSDSDTMERRNDPSGRERSLPPQQSRNDPSGEERYQSQSQIMLEPSETREIPGRGNESEDPVQQTEENLRQIPGGASSNEVTQSPDDRSNGRVVTGSQEVPSIGSAIQDQTSDSRNKREEAVGASIRESQGIPSASNRRDSYEDEDDEGGSGNSRDDSRERRRDSSSERRRYEYERKSAYYDREREYDDDYYYDRRRGGENDRTYNTRDEFDRREIPYREDDRKHHSRDDLDRHSREEVDRRGRTKEDLDDRDIRRRPDDRRKDRVDDGIRRRERDIRDYDLRYSRDRDYLDRDRRRDDRRPRRYDDYDIRDPYRREYYDDPYSRGSRPSSRSSYNDRDREYYMRSRDPYYPYNGYPGYDYGAHYASNYYAYIENLRRTNPAAYSEWYHKYYANQHQQQHISRGVVNYPEDRASVHSGRSSCDERTTGDKRTLADISMLEDSTTTSARMTPTKFSISHAYGCFSIGSLIHVHPAYPSDGERAKVDIFRLDNLLSHDPVARDLRAYPGPLIKQVGVTHKKTIIEYCENKIKRAASNEEMVDRASYILLYELMIMLIQQNGNVVGVDIAALLLRNKDAYPYDVNKQKSQDSGRRESIISQRSGASVGDSVPGSQDGATTSEKVESKPRKSTEQITDEFRNTLLYGLVQEALEYAMNEGLWGHALFLASKLDKRTHASVMTRFANSLPYHDPLQTLYQLHSGRVPAVVTGISDPRWDDWRPHLAMIISNTSANPEINRRSITTLGDTLSARGDIYAAHFCYVLAQVDFGTYGASNVKLVLIGANHQKAYNVFFSTEAIMLTEIYEYARNLSEPGFTLVDLQTFKFDLVIKMVDHGLIEKALLYIEQIAVNIFNEPSKYKKSFINAVYNLGDRIRYHDPVYKDSIDEATTLTWFNNLAEIVGKCHEGEITENEVYVPQAKQESYNSMQNQEVHDMQQQQQWNTTQAEYREGSTSMMEVATTDTQSEWQPLSLPPNIPDTYDQSMQYTRNNKESCQYQQPQQQDYWTQDSYYQSNYGRNDSTITNWQQQSTYSAEQSDIDNSQQQEKWNYKTEKEEQTPTLESSQPAISMTPSTRKQYDPLEELDALETPKPASKPAASAKKASEKPVEKKPSNSGGSWFGGLFSKLAPKPRNQMILPDDSNPTIVWDPVAKKWMNKDEDGDSNSATIAPPPKASDMGFRSPVPEQASQPPQSSQPPSQADDTSVNKFKLPRGRSMRANYIDVMNPGGSKNNAVPSSIPTPVTSPMVPMATSSPQLFIPAPVNDPSAPVDFLTSTEATAAVPTNVPENTSQGKMMIFRDQ; this is translated from the exons ATGAGT AATCCTTATAGAGCCAGACCAACTAGGTCTAGAATAGATCACAGCTTAGGCTATGGAACTcataatcaaaatatatggAATCCAATGTCTAGAGTACCACCTGAAGTATCGTCAAATGATCCTGTTCAACATCAACCACCACTCATGAATCAGCCAAAACAGTCAAATGATCCTTGGAATAATTCATGGAATTGGGATTTTGACAAACAGGCAGATAATCAGCAACAGCAACCGCTACAGTCAGAAAGACAGCAACAGCATTACCTACCTTCTTATGCCAATCAAGGACAGTTGATACCTAATTCTATTCAAGATCATTATTATCAAAGTGTTAACGGTAATAAGAATGATCTACTCAATCAGAATTCGACATCAAACAGAAATATACCAGGGACAGTTGCTAATAGGCCACCAATTCCTAATCATACAGAATCTTTTACAtcttattcaaattataatcAATATCAGCAAtatccaccaccaccacctcgaacaaattctattaaatCTGGATCTACGAATTTCGATCAACCACAATGGGCAGGTGATCAACAAtctcaaaatgtttcatatttacaaaaGTCAGgtatacaaaatcaaaaagaGCAAGCGTCACGTCCTACTTTAGTTGGTAGCAATTATAATTGGATGAAGTCTAATCAAACAAATGCAATGACTCCACAAAATTGGCAAAAACCAGCTGCTGTAGCAGGACATTGGCAAGATCCAAAAATGGACAAGGAGACACAAAATTTTGATGATATAGGTAATCAATATACACCACCAGCACAACAAACTAGACCGAGCCAGCACCTTTTACCTTCTactgaaaataaagaatattctataaataatacgaATGATGCAAATAATTGGTCTAATCAAGTTAACATGTCTTCTCAATGGAATGCTCAGAACTGCGAATCTGCAATACCTAATCAAAGTCAGCAAATAACGCAAGCTTATAACGCTAATGATGAATTTAATTCTTGGCCTCAAACAAATACTGAAGTCTCACAATCTCGGAAAAACATCAACGACAATAATGCAACTCAATGGTTACATGAACAgcaggaaaataataatttaatagaagaaagtGTTAAACAAGAAGTCACTGGTGCAATTGGTACAAATGACTGGCAACAAAATCGTACAATAACATCTCATCATATTCAatctaatattattccagCAGCAGAACCAAATATAGAAcatgaagaaagaaaacgttcTGCTCcttcattaatttcaaattctgtCAGCTCTAAAGATTCTAATACAcagataaaaacaaatattgcTAAATCATATCCATCTGACTCCCGGCTTAATATGTCCGTTACTCCTGAAACTATATCAACTGTTGCAAgttctgaaaatatttctgtacaAGGGAacaatgattttaatttagcaAATGATGCAACAGAATGGGGTAAAAGTAATTCAACTGAGGAGTTGCCTATAAAATTAGAACAGTTAAGTCTTGGTactaaagtaaataaaaatgttgaaagtcAGAATGAGTTGAAAGAAGCACAATCTGTTAATCCTGAAGATGGGTGGAATCAAAATGCGATttccaataataatattacaccTGATAATATATCTGGATTGCCTTTAGAATGTGCTGTACTCGGTACAGAAAATGCTCATTCCAATGATAATCAAAATCTTATTAGTCAAGATCATACGGCGCTTAATCCATATCAAATGACAAACATTAAGTCTTCAGACAATATAGCACAAAGTGGATATGATCAATGGTACAGCCAGGATACATTGCCACTTTCCTCAGAAAATACATTGTATTCGAAAGATAATGTTCGTCCACCAAAAGAATGGAGTATAGAACAAAATGTAGAGAACTATGAAAATATCCAACAGCCTTcggaatttgtaaatttagaAGTAGTCACGCCATCCTTACAAGAACGAGATATATACGGCTCAAGAGATTctataaataaggaaacttTAGATAATGATCCTAAACCAGTTCCAAATTCTGCCAAGGAGGTAGCCAGTACACGTGATTTTAGACAGGAAATAAGTAATATCGAAGTACCCTCTGTGCAGCAGTCCACACGATCTCATTCCCTTCTTCAGGCAGAACAG gTGCCAGATAATTACGAGTTCGCATCAAACGATAGAAATACTTTTCTGGAAACCGGAGAATTAACCGATTCTCATCAAGAACACGAACCGAGTCCGCCAAGTCAAGATGATGAAAATGACGAAGTGCCTAATGACATTCCCTTCCTACGCGAAGTACCGGGACAATCAAGTTCCATAGATCCACGTAGAAATGATCCAACCGGGCAAGAACAATATGTTCAGACTGGCCAAAGATTGTCTGATCCAAGAAGAAACGATCCATCTGGTCAAGAGCAAGGTCTTCAGTTAAGAAGTATGTCTGAAAGATCAGAACGGCGCGATGTTCCACCTGGACAAGAAAGAAATGTTCCTTTACTCTCACGATCAGATTCGGACACGATGGAACGCCGAAACGACCCATCTGGCAGAGAACGTTCTCTGCCTCCGCAACAATCACGAAATGATCCATCTGGAGAAGAAAGATATCAGTCACAATCTCAAATTATGCTAGAACCAAGTGAGACACGGGAAATACCTGGAAGAGGTAATGAATCTGAAGATCCTGTTCAGCAGACTGAAGAAAACCTTAGACAAATACCGGGCGGTGCATCTTCCAATGAAGTTACTCAGTCACCGGATGACAGATCTAATGGAAGAGTAGTTACAGGCTCTCAAGAAGTTCCTTCTATAGGCT CTGCAATACAGGATCAGACCAGTGACTCAAGAAACAAACGCGAGGAAGCTGTTGGCGCATCAATACGCGAGAGTCAAGGAATTCCTAGTGCATCGAATCGTAGAGATTCGTATGAAGATGAGGATGACGAAGGAGGGTCCGGAAATAGTAGAGATGATAGCAGAGAAAGACGACGTGACAGTAGCTCGGAACGCCGAAGATACGAATACGAACGAAAAAGCGCGTA TTACGATCGTGAACGGGAATATGATgatgattattattacgatCGCCGTCGTGGAGGAGAAAACGATCGAACATATAATACTCGCGATGAATTCGATCGTCGAGAAATTCCTTATCGAGAAGATGACCGCAAGCATCATAGTCGAGACGATCTAGATAGGCATTCAAGAGAAGAGGTCGATAGAAGAGGCAGAACTAAAGAAGATCTAGATGATAGAGACATTAGAAGAAGACCTGACGATCGCAGAAAAGACAGGGTTGATGATGGAATACGACGCAGGGAAAGAGATATTAGAGACTACGATTTACGATATTCTAGAGATCGCGATTATCTTGACCGTGACAGAAGAAGAGACGATAGACGACCAAGACGATACGATGATTACGATATAAGAGATCCATACAGGAGAGAATATTACGACGATCCTTATAGTAGAGG TTCTAGACCATCCAGTAGATCCTCTTATAACGACAGAGATCGAGAGTACTACATGCGATCGAGAGATCCGTATTATCCttataatg GATATCCTGGGTACGATTACGGTGCTCATTATGCCAGTAACTATTATGCATACATTGAAAATTTGCGACGTACAAATCCTGCTGCTTATTCGGAATggtatcataaatattatgcTAATCAACATCAACAGCAACATATTTCTCGTGGTGTTGTTAATTATCCTGAAGACAGAGCAAGTGTCCATTCCGGGCGTAGTTCTTGCGACGAAAG aACAACTGGTGATAAACGAACATTAGCTGATATATCTATGCTTGAAGATTCGACAACTACCTCTGCACGTATGACACCAACTAAGTTCTCTATTTCACATGCGTATG GATGTTTCTCTATTGGATCATTGATACATGTGCATCCAGCTTATCCATCCGATGGTGAAAGAGCCAAAGTAGACATTTTTAGATTGGACAATCTACTTTCGCATGATCCAGTAGCACGCGATTTACGTGCCTATCCTGGTCCCCTAATTAAGCAAGT GGGTGTGACTCATAAAAAGACCATTATCGAATATtgtgagaataaaattaaaagggCAGCGTCAAACGAAGAGATGGTTGATCGTGCTTCATACATACTTTTATACGAACTAATGATTATGTTGATTCAACAAAACGGG AATGTTGTCGGCGTTGATATAGCAGCATTGTTACTCAGAAATAAAGATGCATATCCTTACGATGTAAATAAGCAAAAGTCGCAGGATTCAGGAAGAAGGGAATCGATAATATCTCAAAGATCGGGAGCCTCGGTTGGAGATAGTGTTCCAGGCAGTCAAGATGGTGCAACGACATCCGAAAAAGTCGAAAGTAAGCCACGGAAAAGCACTGAACAAATAACAGACGAATTTAGAAATACGTTACTTTATGGATTAGTCCAAGAAGCATtag aATATGCAATGAACGAAGGTCTTTGGGGCCATGCACTCTTCTTAGCTAGCAAATTGGATAAACGTACGCATGCGTCTGTAATGACACGTTTTGCTAATAGTTTACCGTATCACGATCCATTGCAAACTTTATATCAACTTCATTCTGGCCGTGTGCCAGCTGTTGTTACTGGTATATCGGATCCTCGATGGGATGACTGGAGACCTCACTTAGCAATGATTATATCCAACACATCTGCTAATCCAGAAATTAATCGTCGCTCAATTACAACTCTCGGTGATACACTTTCTGCACGAGGAGATATTTATGCAGCGCATTTCTGTTACGTACTTGCACAAGTTGATTTTGGTACCTATGGAGCAAGTAATGTAAAACTTGTACTGATCGGTGCAAACCATCAGAAAGCATACAATGTATTTTTCTCAACGGAAGCCATTATGCTCACGGAAATATACGAATATGCCAGAAATCTTAGTGAACCAGGTTTTACATTAGTAGATCTACAAACCTTTAAGTTCGACTTGGTAATAAAGATGGTAGATCATGGATTAATAGAGAAAGCTTTACTATATATAGAACAAATTGCAgtaaacatttttaacgaACCATCAAAGTACAAAAAGTCGTTTATTAATGCAGTGTATAATTTAGGAGACAGGATTAGGTATCACGATCCTGTCTATAAAGATTCTATCGATGAAGCTACAACTTTAACTTGGTTCAATAATCTAGCTGAAATTGTTGGTAAATGCCAT GAGGGAGAAATTACCGAAAATGAAGTTTACGTTCCTCAAGCAAAACAAGAATCGTATAACAGTATGCAAAATCAAGAAGTGCATGATatgcaacaacaacagcagtGGAACACGACTCAAGCCGAATACAGAGAAGGTTCAACGTCGATGATGGAAGTAGCCACGACTGATACACAGTCAGAATGGCAGCCGTTATCCTTACCACCAAATATACCAGATACATATGATCAAAGTATGCAGTATACGAGAAATAACAAAGAATCTTGTCAATATCAACAACCTCAACAGCAAGATTATTGGACTCAAGACTCTTATTATCAAAGCAATTATGGAAGAAATGATAGTACCATCACGAATTGGCAACAACAATCGACATATTCTGCAGAACAAAGTGATATCGACAACTCTCAACAGCAAGAAAAATGGAACTATAAG acggaaaaagaagaacaaacaCCTACCCTTGAA TCATCGCAACCGGCAATTTCGATGACACCGTCAACGAGAAAACAGTACGATCCATTGGAGGAATTGGATGCCCTCGAGACTCCGAAACCAGCCTCGAAACCTGCAGCTTCAGCTAAAAAAGCGTCAGAGAAACCAGTCGAAAAGAAACCTTCCAACAGCGGAGGTTCTTGGTTTGGCGGCCTCTTCAGCAAACTTGCTCCAAAACCAAGGAACCAGATGATTCTTCCAGATGACAGTAACCCGACG ATCGTTTGGGATCCGGTTGCTAAAAAATGGATGAATAAAGACGAAGACGGAGATAGTAATTCGGCTACGATAGCTCCCCCTCCGAAGGCTTCTGACATGGGATTTAGATCACCTGTGCCCGAACAAGCTTCTCAACCACCTCAATCATCTCAACCACCTTCGCAAGCAGATGACACCTCTGtgaacaaatttaaattacccAGAGGTAGAAGTATGCGTGCTAATTATATAGATGTAATGAATCCAGGTGGTTCAAAAAATAACGCGGTACCTTCAAGTATACCAACCCCGGTAACATCTCCAATGGTACCTATGGCTACCTCATCACCTCAGTTATTTATCCCTGCTCCAG ttaacGATCCAAGTGCTCCTGTAGACTTCTTAACTTCAACGGAAGCAACAGCAGCCGTACCTACGAACGTTCCTGAGAATACATCTCAAGGG